Proteins encoded in a region of the Pseudomonas shahriarae genome:
- the tuf gene encoding elongation factor Tu — translation MAKEKFDRSLPHVNVGTIGHVDHGKTTLTAALTRVCSEVFGSAIVDFDKIDSAPEEKARGITINTAHVEYNSLIRHYAHVDCPGHADYVKNMITGAAQMDGAILVCSAADGPMPQTREHILLSRQVGVPYIVVYLNKADLVDDAELLELVEMEVRDLLSTYDFPGDDTPIIIGSARMALEGKDDNEMGTTSVRKLVETLDSYIPDPVRVIDKPFLMPIEDVFSISGRGTVVTGRIERGIVKVQDPLEIVGLRDTTVTTCTGVEMFRKLLDEGRAGENCGVLLRGTKRDDVERGQVLVKPGSVKPHTKFEAEVYVLSKEEGGRHTPFFKGYRPQFYFRTTDVTGNCELPEGVEMVMPGDNIKMVVTLIKTIAMEDGLRFAIREGGRTVGAGVVAKIIE, via the coding sequence GTGGCTAAAGAAAAATTTGATCGTTCCCTACCGCACGTCAACGTTGGCACTATCGGTCACGTTGACCATGGTAAAACCACTCTGACTGCTGCTCTGACTCGCGTTTGCTCCGAAGTATTCGGTTCCGCAATCGTTGATTTCGATAAAATCGACAGCGCGCCAGAAGAAAAAGCTCGTGGTATCACCATCAACACCGCGCACGTTGAATACAACTCGCTGATCCGTCACTACGCTCACGTTGACTGCCCAGGTCACGCTGACTATGTGAAGAACATGATCACCGGTGCTGCCCAGATGGACGGCGCAATCCTGGTTTGCTCGGCCGCTGATGGTCCGATGCCACAAACCCGTGAGCACATCCTGCTGTCCCGTCAGGTAGGCGTTCCGTACATCGTGGTTTACCTGAACAAGGCCGACCTGGTAGACGACGCTGAGCTGCTGGAACTGGTTGAGATGGAAGTGCGCGATCTGCTGAGCACTTACGACTTCCCAGGCGACGACACTCCGATCATCATCGGTTCTGCTCGTATGGCTCTGGAAGGCAAAGACGATAACGAAATGGGCACCACGTCCGTTCGTAAACTGGTTGAGACTCTGGACAGCTACATCCCAGATCCAGTTCGTGTTATCGACAAGCCGTTCCTGATGCCAATCGAAGACGTATTCTCGATCTCCGGTCGCGGTACTGTTGTAACTGGTCGTATCGAGCGCGGTATCGTCAAGGTTCAGGATCCACTGGAAATCGTTGGTCTGCGTGACACTACCGTCACCACCTGCACCGGTGTTGAAATGTTCCGTAAGCTGCTTGACGAAGGTCGTGCTGGCGAGAACTGCGGCGTTCTGCTGCGTGGTACCAAGCGTGACGACGTTGAGCGTGGCCAGGTTCTGGTTAAGCCAGGTTCGGTTAAGCCGCACACCAAGTTCGAAGCTGAAGTGTACGTGCTGAGCAAAGAAGAAGGCGGTCGTCACACTCCGTTCTTCAAAGGCTACCGTCCACAGTTCTACTTCCGTACTACTGACGTGACTGGTAACTGCGAACTGCCGGAAGGCGTTGAAATGGTAATGCCAGGCGACAACATCAAAATGGTTGTCACCCTGATCAAAACCATCGCAATGGAAGACGGTCTGCGCTTCGCAATCCGTGAAGGCGGCCGTACCGTTGGTGCTGGCGTTGTAGCTAAAATCATCGAGTAA
- the rpsN gene encoding 30S ribosomal protein S14 — protein MAKMSMKNRELKRQLTVAKYAKKRAALKAIIVDLNASPEARWEATVALQKQPRDASASRMRNRCRLTGRPHGVYRKFGLGRNKLREAAMRGDVPGLVKASW, from the coding sequence ATGGCCAAGATGAGCATGAAAAACCGCGAGCTGAAGCGTCAGCTCACGGTTGCCAAGTACGCCAAGAAGCGTGCAGCACTGAAAGCTATCATCGTTGATCTGAACGCAAGTCCAGAAGCGCGTTGGGAAGCTACAGTAGCTCTGCAGAAGCAGCCACGTGACGCAAGCGCTTCGCGCATGCGTAACCGCTGCCGCCTGACCGGTCGTCCGCACGGCGTTTACCGCAAGTTCGGCCTCGGCCGTAACAAACTGCGTGAAGCGGCAATGCGTGGTGACGTACCAGGTCTGGTTAAAGCCAGCTGGTAA
- the rpsC gene encoding 30S ribosomal protein S3: MGQKVHPIGIRLGIVKEHTSVWYADGRTYADYLFADLKVREYLQDKLKSASVSRIDIHRPAQTARITIHTARPGIVIGKKGEDVEKLRQDLTKQMGVPVHINIEEIRKPELDGMLVAQSVAQQLERRVMFRRAMKRAVQNAMRIGAKGIKIQVSGRLGGAEIARTEWYREGRVPLHTLRADIDYANYEAHTTYGVIGVKVWIFKGEVIGGRQEELKPQAPAPRKKAAK; encoded by the coding sequence ATGGGTCAGAAAGTACATCCCATTGGCATTCGCCTGGGAATCGTCAAGGAGCACACCTCCGTCTGGTACGCAGACGGTCGGACTTATGCGGACTATTTGTTCGCTGATCTGAAGGTGCGTGAGTATCTCCAAGACAAACTAAAAAGCGCGTCCGTAAGCCGTATCGATATCCATCGTCCGGCGCAAACTGCACGTATCACCATCCACACCGCTCGTCCAGGTATCGTTATCGGGAAGAAAGGTGAAGATGTTGAGAAACTGCGTCAGGACCTGACCAAGCAAATGGGTGTGCCTGTGCACATCAATATCGAAGAGATCCGCAAGCCGGAGCTCGACGGTATGCTGGTTGCGCAGAGCGTAGCTCAGCAGCTGGAGCGCCGCGTAATGTTCCGTCGTGCTATGAAGCGCGCTGTACAGAACGCCATGCGCATTGGTGCCAAAGGCATCAAAATCCAAGTGAGCGGTCGTCTCGGCGGTGCTGAAATCGCACGTACTGAATGGTATCGCGAAGGTCGTGTGCCATTGCACACCCTGCGTGCCGACATCGACTATGCCAACTACGAAGCTCACACCACTTACGGTGTGATCGGTGTAAAGGTTTGGATCTTCAAGGGCGAAGTAATTGGTGGTCGCCAAGAAGAACTGAAACCACAAGCACCAGCGCCTCGTAAAAAAGCTGCTAAGTAA
- the rpsS gene encoding 30S ribosomal protein S19, translating into MPRSLKKGPFIDLHLLKKIEVAAEKNDRKPVKTWSRRSMILPQMVGLTIAVHNGRQHVPVLVNEDMVGHKLGEFAGTRTYRGHVADKKAKR; encoded by the coding sequence GTGCCACGTTCTCTGAAAAAAGGTCCTTTTATTGATCTTCACCTACTGAAGAAGATCGAAGTGGCGGCGGAAAAGAACGATCGCAAACCAGTTAAGACCTGGTCGCGCCGTTCTATGATCCTGCCACAAATGGTCGGTTTGACCATCGCAGTACACAACGGTCGTCAGCACGTCCCAGTTCTCGTTAACGAAGACATGGTCGGCCACAAACTGGGCGAGTTTGCCGGTACCCGCACTTATCGTGGGCACGTGGCAGACAAGAAAGCCAAGCGTTAA
- the rplP gene encoding 50S ribosomal protein L16 codes for MLQPKRTKFRKQMTGHNRGLAQRGSKVSFGEFALKSVARGRLTARQIESARRALTRHVKRGGKIWIRVFPDKPISKKPLEVRMGKGKGNVEYWVAQIQPGKVLYEIEGVTEELAREAFALAAAKLPLATAFVKRTVM; via the coding sequence ATGTTGCAACCTAAGCGTACGAAGTTCCGCAAGCAGATGACAGGCCACAACCGTGGTCTGGCTCAGCGCGGTAGCAAAGTCAGCTTCGGCGAGTTCGCGCTGAAGTCTGTAGCTCGTGGTCGTCTCACCGCTCGTCAGATCGAGTCAGCGCGTCGTGCTCTGACCCGTCACGTTAAACGTGGCGGCAAGATCTGGATCCGTGTATTCCCGGACAAGCCGATCTCCAAAAAGCCTCTCGAGGTTCGGATGGGTAAAGGTAAGGGTAACGTGGAATACTGGGTAGCCCAGATTCAGCCAGGCAAAGTCCTGTATGAAATCGAGGGTGTAACTGAAGAGCTGGCGCGTGAGGCTTTTGCCCTGGCTGCTGCAAAGCTGCCGCTCGCCACCGCCTTTGTTAAACGGACGGTGATGTGA
- the rpsJ gene encoding 30S ribosomal protein S10 codes for MQNQQIRIRLKAFDHRLIDQSTQEIVETAKRTGAQVRGPIPLPTRKERFTVLVSPHVNKDARDQYEIRTHKRVLDIVQPTDKTVDALMKLDLAAGVEVQISLG; via the coding sequence ATGCAAAATCAGCAAATCCGTATCAGGTTGAAGGCTTTTGACCATCGCCTGATCGACCAATCCACCCAGGAAATCGTGGAAACCGCGAAACGTACTGGGGCACAAGTGCGTGGTCCTATTCCACTGCCTACCCGCAAAGAGCGGTTCACCGTTCTGGTCTCCCCGCACGTCAACAAAGACGCGCGTGACCAGTACGAGATCCGTACTCATAAGCGCGTTCTGGACATCGTCCAGCCAACGGATAAAACCGTTGATGCACTTATGAAGCTTGATCTGGCGGCCGGTGTGGAAGTACAGATCAGCCTCGGCTAA
- the rplW gene encoding 50S ribosomal protein L23, with the protein MNQERVFKVLLGPHVSEKATVLADKKGQFVFKVATDATKLEIKKAVESLFSVKVERVTTLNVLGKSKRTARGLGKRNDWKKAVISLQPGQDLDFSSSAE; encoded by the coding sequence ATGAACCAGGAACGCGTATTTAAAGTTCTGCTTGGCCCGCACGTTTCCGAAAAGGCTACGGTTCTGGCTGACAAGAAAGGCCAGTTCGTTTTCAAGGTTGCAACTGACGCAACCAAGCTGGAAATCAAGAAGGCCGTCGAAAGCCTGTTCAGCGTGAAAGTAGAGCGTGTTACTACCCTGAATGTTCTGGGTAAGAGCAAGCGCACTGCTCGCGGTCTGGGCAAGCGTAATGACTGGAAGAAGGCAGTTATCTCCCTTCAGCCAGGCCAAGATCTCGATTTCAGCAGCAGTGCTGAGTAA
- the rpsQ gene encoding 30S ribosomal protein S17, producing the protein MAEAEKTVRTLTGRVVSDKMDKTITVLIERRVKHPIYGKYVKRSTKLHAHDETNQCHIGDKVTIRETRPLAKTKSWALVDVLERAVEV; encoded by the coding sequence ATGGCTGAAGCCGAAAAGACTGTCCGTACGCTGACTGGCCGTGTTGTCAGCGACAAGATGGACAAAACCATCACCGTTTTGATCGAGCGTCGCGTTAAGCACCCGATCTACGGTAAATATGTTAAGCGTTCGACTAAGCTGCACGCGCACGACGAAACCAATCAGTGCCACATCGGCGACAAAGTCACTATTCGTGAAACTCGTCCGCTGGCCAAGACCAAGTCTTGGGCACTGGTTGATGTTCTCGAACGCGCTGTGGAAGTCTAA
- the rplN gene encoding 50S ribosomal protein L14: MIQTQSMLDVADNSGARRVMCIKVLGGSHRRYAGIGDIIKVTVKEAIPRGKVKKGQVMTAVVVRTRHGVRRADGSIIRFDGNAAVLLNNKQEPIGTRIFGPVTRELRTEKFMKIVSLAPEVL; this comes from the coding sequence ATGATTCAGACTCAATCCATGCTCGATGTGGCCGATAACAGCGGCGCTCGCCGTGTTATGTGCATCAAGGTGCTGGGTGGCTCCCATCGTCGTTACGCTGGTATCGGTGACATCATCAAAGTTACCGTGAAGGAAGCAATTCCTCGCGGTAAAGTGAAAAAAGGCCAAGTGATGACTGCTGTTGTAGTCCGCACTCGTCACGGCGTACGTCGTGCTGATGGCTCCATTATCCGCTTTGATGGCAACGCTGCTGTTCTTCTGAACAACAAGCAAGAGCCGATCGGCACCCGTATCTTTGGGCCAGTGACCCGTGAACTTCGTACTGAGAAGTTCATGAAGATCGTCTCGCTCGCCCCAGAAGTGCTGTAA
- the rplB gene encoding 50S ribosomal protein L2 yields MAIVKCKPTSPGRRFVVKVVNQELHKGAPHAPLLEKKSKTGGRNNNGRITTRHIGGGHKQHYRLVDFRRNDKDGISATVERIEYDPNRTAHIALLLYADGERRYIIAPKGVSAGDQLIAGALAPIKPGNALQLRNIPVGSTVHGIELKPGKGAQIARSAGASAQLIAREGVYVTLRLRSGEMRKVLAECRATLGEVSNSEHSLRSLGKAGAKRWRGVRPTVRGVAMNPVDHPHGGGEGRTSGGRHPVSPWGFPTKGAKTRGNKRTDKMIVRRRK; encoded by the coding sequence ATGGCAATCGTTAAATGCAAACCGACTTCCCCTGGCCGCCGTTTTGTGGTCAAGGTGGTCAACCAGGAGCTGCATAAAGGCGCTCCTCACGCACCGCTGCTCGAGAAGAAATCGAAGACTGGTGGTCGTAACAACAATGGTCGCATTACCACTCGTCACATCGGTGGTGGCCATAAGCAGCATTATCGTCTGGTCGATTTCCGTCGCAACGACAAAGATGGCATCTCTGCCACTGTCGAGCGTATCGAATACGATCCAAACCGTACTGCTCACATCGCTCTGCTGCTGTACGCAGATGGCGAGCGTCGCTACATCATCGCGCCTAAAGGCGTGAGTGCTGGCGACCAGCTGATCGCAGGTGCCCTGGCACCGATCAAGCCGGGCAACGCTCTGCAACTGCGTAACATTCCAGTTGGTAGCACCGTACACGGCATCGAATTGAAGCCAGGTAAAGGCGCACAGATCGCTCGTTCCGCTGGTGCTTCGGCTCAGCTGATCGCTCGTGAAGGTGTCTACGTGACCCTGCGTCTGCGTTCTGGTGAGATGCGTAAAGTACTGGCTGAATGCCGTGCGACCCTGGGCGAAGTCTCGAACTCCGAGCACAGCCTGCGTTCGCTGGGTAAAGCTGGTGCCAAACGCTGGCGTGGCGTTCGCCCAACCGTTCGTGGTGTTGCCATGAACCCGGTTGACCACCCACACGGTGGTGGTGAAGGTCGTACCTCTGGTGGTCGTCATCCGGTATCGCCATGGGGCTTCCCGACTAAGGGCGCGAAGACTCGTGGTAATAAGCGTACCGACAAAATGATCGTCCGTCGTCGCAAGTAA
- the rplE gene encoding 50S ribosomal protein L5 encodes MARLKEIYRKEIAPKLKEELKLSNVMEVPRVTKITLNMGLGEAIGDKKVIEHAVADLEKITGQKVVVTYARKSIAGFKVREGWPIGVKVTLRRERMYEFLDRLLSISLPRVRDFRGLNAKSFDGRGNYSMGVKEQIIFPEIDYDKIDALRGLDITLTTTAKNDDEGRALLRAFKFPFRN; translated from the coding sequence ATGGCACGACTAAAAGAGATTTACCGGAAGGAAATCGCTCCGAAGCTTAAGGAAGAACTTAAGCTTTCGAACGTGATGGAAGTTCCGCGCGTTACCAAAATCACCCTGAACATGGGTTTGGGCGAAGCGATCGGTGACAAAAAAGTCATCGAGCACGCTGTTGCTGACCTGGAAAAGATCACCGGTCAAAAAGTCGTTGTGACTTACGCTCGGAAATCCATCGCTGGCTTTAAAGTCCGTGAAGGTTGGCCGATCGGTGTCAAAGTGACTCTGCGCCGTGAGCGTATGTACGAGTTCCTGGATCGTCTGCTGTCGATCTCCCTGCCTCGGGTTCGCGACTTCCGCGGCCTGAATGCCAAGTCCTTCGATGGTCGTGGTAACTACAGCATGGGCGTGAAAGAGCAGATCATCTTCCCGGAAATCGACTACGACAAGATCGATGCTCTCCGCGGTCTGGACATCACCCTGACCACCACTGCCAAGAACGATGATGAAGGCCGCGCTCTGCTGCGTGCGTTCAAATTCCCGTTCCGCAACTGA
- the rpmC gene encoding 50S ribosomal protein L29, translating to MKANELREKSAQQLNEQLLGLLRDQFNLRMQKATGQLGQSHLLSQVKRDIARVKTVLNQQAGK from the coding sequence ATGAAAGCGAATGAACTTCGTGAAAAATCCGCACAGCAGCTGAACGAGCAACTGCTCGGCCTGCTGCGCGACCAGTTCAATCTGCGTATGCAGAAAGCAACTGGCCAGTTGGGGCAGTCTCATCTGCTCTCGCAAGTTAAGCGTGACATCGCTCGCGTGAAGACTGTGCTCAACCAGCAGGCAGGTAAGTGA
- the rplC gene encoding 50S ribosomal protein L3, with the protein MTIGVVGRKCGMTRIFTEEGVSIPVTVIEIEPNRVTQFKTEETDGYRAVQVTVGERRASRVTAAQAGHFAKANVAAGRTVMEFRLEDGDYQAGDLINAEIFAAGQLVDVTGQSKGKGFQGTIKRWNFRGQDNTHGNSVSHRVPGSIGQCQTPGRVFKGKKMSGHMGAERVTVQSLEVVRVDAERNLLLVKGAVPGATGGNLVVRPAAKARG; encoded by the coding sequence ATGACTATTGGTGTAGTCGGTCGTAAATGCGGTATGACCCGTATTTTCACCGAAGAAGGTGTCTCCATTCCGGTCACGGTCATTGAGATCGAGCCGAATCGCGTCACCCAGTTCAAAACTGAAGAAACCGATGGCTATCGTGCAGTGCAAGTCACTGTCGGCGAGCGTCGTGCTTCGCGCGTGACTGCTGCTCAAGCAGGTCACTTCGCTAAAGCAAACGTTGCAGCTGGTCGTACTGTTATGGAGTTCCGTCTTGAAGATGGTGACTACCAGGCTGGCGATCTGATCAACGCTGAAATCTTCGCCGCTGGTCAACTGGTTGATGTAACCGGTCAGTCCAAGGGTAAAGGCTTCCAGGGTACGATCAAGCGTTGGAATTTCCGTGGCCAAGACAACACTCACGGTAACTCCGTTTCCCACCGCGTCCCGGGCTCTATTGGCCAGTGCCAGACTCCTGGTCGTGTATTCAAGGGCAAAAAAATGTCCGGTCATATGGGCGCTGAGCGCGTGACCGTGCAGTCCCTCGAAGTAGTGCGCGTCGACGCTGAACGCAATCTGTTGTTGGTCAAGGGTGCTGTTCCTGGCGCTACTGGCGGCAACCTGGTTGTACGTCCAGCGGCCAAGGCTCGCGGTTAA
- the rplD gene encoding 50S ribosomal protein L4, translating into MQLNVNDAQAIEVSELTFGGEFNETLVHQAVVAYMAGGRQGSKQQKTRSDVRGGGKRPWRQKGTGRARAGTIRSPIWRGGGTTFAARPQDHSQKLNKKMYRAALRSILAELVRTDRLVVVQDFAVEAPKTKDLLNKLNGMGLTDVLIVSEAVDQNLYLAARNLPHVDVRDVQGSDPVSLIAYDKVLITVSAVKKFEELLG; encoded by the coding sequence ATGCAATTAAATGTAAATGACGCTCAAGCGATCGAAGTTTCCGAACTGACATTTGGCGGCGAATTCAACGAGACGCTCGTTCACCAAGCAGTCGTGGCCTACATGGCCGGCGGCCGTCAAGGTAGCAAGCAGCAAAAGACCCGTTCCGACGTTCGTGGTGGCGGTAAGCGCCCTTGGCGTCAGAAAGGTACTGGCCGTGCTCGTGCCGGTACTATCCGTAGCCCAATCTGGCGTGGCGGCGGTACCACTTTCGCAGCTCGTCCACAGGATCACTCTCAGAAGCTCAACAAGAAGATGTATCGCGCAGCACTGCGCTCCATCCTTGCTGAACTCGTGCGTACTGATCGTCTGGTCGTGGTTCAGGACTTCGCTGTTGAAGCGCCGAAAACCAAAGATCTGCTGAACAAGCTGAACGGCATGGGTCTGACTGATGTCCTGATCGTGTCTGAAGCTGTTGATCAGAACCTGTACCTGGCTGCTCGTAACCTGCCACACGTTGATGTACGTGACGTGCAAGGTTCCGATCCAGTTAGTCTGATCGCATACGACAAGGTGTTGATCACCGTGTCGGCCGTGAAGAAATTCGAGGAGCTGCTGGGATGA
- the rplX gene encoding 50S ribosomal protein L24: protein MQKIRRDDEIIVIAGKDKGKRGKVLKVLADDRLVIGGLNLVKRHTKPNPASGVQGGIVEKEAPLHASNVAIFNGETNKADRVGFKVEDGKKIRVFKSTQKAVDA from the coding sequence ATGCAAAAGATTCGTCGTGACGACGAGATCATCGTGATCGCCGGCAAAGACAAAGGTAAGCGCGGTAAGGTGCTGAAGGTTCTTGCTGATGACCGTCTGGTCATTGGTGGTCTGAACCTGGTCAAGCGTCATACCAAGCCTAACCCCGCGTCGGGCGTACAGGGCGGTATCGTCGAGAAAGAAGCGCCATTGCACGCTTCTAACGTCGCCATCTTCAACGGCGAAACCAACAAGGCTGACCGCGTTGGTTTCAAAGTAGAAGACGGTAAGAAAATTCGTGTCTTCAAGTCGACCCAAAAAGCGGTTGATGCTTGA
- the rplV gene encoding 50S ribosomal protein L22, translated as MEVAAKLSGARISAQKARLVADQIRGKKVGEALNLLAFSSKKAAEIMKKVLESAVANAEHNEGADVDDLKVSTVFVNEGRSLKRIMPRAKGRADRIVKRSCHITVKVADK; from the coding sequence ATGGAAGTAGCCGCTAAGTTGTCGGGCGCTCGAATCTCCGCCCAGAAAGCCCGCTTGGTCGCCGACCAGATCCGCGGGAAGAAGGTGGGCGAAGCGCTCAACCTGTTGGCTTTCAGCAGTAAGAAAGCCGCCGAGATCATGAAGAAAGTGCTGGAGTCGGCCGTAGCCAACGCCGAGCATAACGAAGGCGCAGACGTTGATGACCTGAAGGTCAGCACCGTTTTCGTCAACGAAGGGCGTTCGCTGAAGCGTATCATGCCGCGTGCCAAAGGCCGTGCTGATCGCATCGTCAAGCGGTCTTGCCATATCACTGTCAAGGTTGCTGACAAGTAA